CGGGGGGCTGTCCGGACCGGCTATCCGGCCGGTGGCCCTTTTTATGGTCCGCCAGGTGGTCAAGGCGGTCCGCATCCCTGTCATCGGCGTGGGGGGGATCATGGACCATCGGGATGCCCTCGAGTTCCTCATCGCAGGGGCCCGGGCCATCCAGGTGGGAACTGCCAACTTCGTCCAGCCACAGGCATCTGTCAATATCATCGAGGGATTAAGGGACTTCTGCCGGAGTCATGGAATATCGGGCATCGAGGAGATTATCGGCACCCTCAGGGAGGGATAACACCTCATCAGAAAGGGAAAAGAACGACTCAAGAGGGGATGGGAGGGCATGCATGAAGGCGATCATTCTCGGCTCAGGGACCGCCATCCCACTTAACGACAGGGGCTCCCCCGCCATTGTGGTGGTGATCGATGGGAAACCGGTCCTGTTTGACTTGGGACCAGGAACCCTGCGTCAACTGACGAGGGCCGGCATCAACTACGAACAGATCGAACATGTATTTGTGACACACTTTCATCCGGATCATACCGGAGACCTGGTCCATCTCCTTTTTGCATCAAGGAACCCCGCTGTGCTCCGGAGAAGACGGCCCTTCAAGGTTGCGGGGCCTCCCGGCATTGCAAGACTGATCGCCGATCTTCAGGCCGCCTACCCCGGCTGGCTGGACCTTCCCCCTGAGGTCATGGGAATTGAAGCGCTTGACACCGGGAGAAACAGCCGAAAAGGCTATGGAAACTTCACGGTGATCACATCGCCCACGGATCACACCCCCCACAGTCTGGCCTATCGGGTCCAGGATCGGACGGGAAAGGCCATGGTCTATTCAGGAGACACCGGGTTCTGCGACGCGGTGGTGGAACTGGCCCGAGGGGCTGATCTGTTGATCCTGGAATCTTCTTTCCCGGACAATGAGGGATGTGAAGGACATCTGACCCCTTCTCTGGCCGGACGCATGGCCACCCTGGCAGGTGTCGAGCGCCTGGTTCTGACTCACTTCTATCCGGAATGCCTGCGCACGGACGTGGCGGCCCAGTGCCGCAGGACCTACAAGGGAGAGTTAATACTGGGAGAAGACTTGTTGCCGCTCCGGGTGTAGATCTGAGAACCTGCATAAACCGGGATAGCGAATTCTCCAATTCTCCAATTCCTCAATTCCTCGATTCCCGAATCCCTCAATGCTCTCTGTCTATAATATGCTGACTTAGGCGTATCAACTCCCTCTTTGTCTCAGAATC
This Deltaproteobacteria bacterium DNA region includes the following protein-coding sequences:
- a CDS encoding ribonuclease Z; this translates as MKAIILGSGTAIPLNDRGSPAIVVVIDGKPVLFDLGPGTLRQLTRAGINYEQIEHVFVTHFHPDHTGDLVHLLFASRNPAVLRRRRPFKVAGPPGIARLIADLQAAYPGWLDLPPEVMGIEALDTGRNSRKGYGNFTVITSPTDHTPHSLAYRVQDRTGKAMVYSGDTGFCDAVVELARGADLLILESSFPDNEGCEGHLTPSLAGRMATLAGVERLVLTHFYPECLRTDVAAQCRRTYKGELILGEDLLPLRV